In Levilactobacillus brevis, the genomic window GTGGCGAGAATCTGCCGAATAGCTGTAATCACGTAGGTCACGGGGTTAAGGTCGGCCAACACCCGCAGTGGCGTCGTCAACGACTTCAATGGGACGAAGGCGTTTGACACGAAAGCTAATACGAGCATCGCCATCAGTGAGAAACTCTGTACGGCCGTGACGCTCTTCGCTAGTAAGCCCAGCAATGCGAAGACCCAGGACAACGCCCAGCCGGTGAAGATGGCCAAGAGGGCGCTGACGATGACCCAACCCAGTCCAGCGGCCGGCCGCCACCCCATCAGGTAGCCAGTGGTTAACGACGTGATGGCCGCAATAACCAACCGCAGACTATCGGCGAAAAGCTGACCGGCTAATGGCGCGATGTGGGCCATGGGCAAGGACTTGAAACGGTCGAAGACGCCGGAGTCGAGATCCTCGCGAATCTGTGACCCCGATCCCGAAGCCGCCGACAGCATTGCTTGGGCTAGGATTCCCGGCACAATGGTCGGCAGATAAGCGTGCACGCCACCGGCGATCGCCCCGCCGAAGAGATACCCGAACATCACCATAAACAAGACGGGTTGGATAATCACATCCATAAAGCGATCGGGGTTGTGCACCGTCTTTAACAAGTTCCGATAGGCCATTGTGGCCGTGTTCATGATTAAATTTCCGCTATGCGTTTGTACATCCATTATATCTCCCGCTTCCTTAATTCTGACCAACTGTCAAATTCATAAAGACATCGTCCAACGACGGTTCTTGAATGGTTAGGTGGCTAATGGTAATCTTAGCTTGCGCCAGCTGCGAGAGGATCGGCGTTAACTGTGCGACCTGCTTTAACTTGATGCTGAGCCGTTGTCCGGTCTGTTGAACGGCGCTCGTCACCTGCGACGCTATCAGTTGAATCGCTCGATTAACCTGTGCAGCTTGGCTGACCGTAAAGTTCAAGATGGTTCCGCCAACTTGATCCTTGAGTTCGTTCGGCGTCCCGATCCTGACTAGTTTGCCATGGTCGATGACCGCCAACCGATCGGCCAATTCATCGGCTTCGTCCAAATATTGCGTGGTCAATACAATCGTCGACCCCTGCTTGACCAACCGCCGAATCGTCTCCCACATCTGGGTTCGCGTCCGTGGGTCCAGCCCCGTCGTCGGTTCATCCAGAAAGATCAATGCTGGCCGTGTGATCAGGCTGACGGCCAAATCCAGCCGCCGGCGCATCCCCCCAGAAAAGTTCTTCAAGGCCTTATCCGCCGAATGTTCCAGCGAAAACTCCTTAAGCAATTCAGCCGTCCGAGTCTTGGCGGCCGCCCGGGATAACCCATTCAGTCGAGAGAAGATCATCAGGTTCTCGCGCGCCGAAATATCTTCATCGACCGAGGCGTATTGGCCGGTCAACCCAAACATCGACCGTGCCAACCGCCCCTCTTTCGCCGTGTCGTGGCTGAAAATTTTGACCTGACCGGCGTCTGGTTTGAGTAGCGTCGTGATCATCCGAAGCGTAGTGGTCTTACCAGCACCGTTAGGCCCTAACAGGCCGAACACTTCACCTCGCTTAACGTCAAACGACACATCGTCTACGGCCGTATTATTGCCGAATCTTTTGGTTAAATGCCGTACTTCAATTGCATTTACTTTTGTCATAATCTTACCCTCTTAGTCTGGTTCTTTTTAATCAGGTCCCCCTGAACAAATACATAATAAGGCCCCCTGATGAAATTGTCAACAATTTCCCTCGAAATCAGATGCCACTTGCCATCTGGGTCGGGTATAATGGCTGTAGGGAGGGCGATGACATGCCTAATTTATCAAAAAAAAGAAACGCGGCCGGCAAGCTCATCGAGTACGGCATGGTTCAACACATGGCTGATGACCTCGCGCACCGTCGCCACGCCAATAAAGGCGACCAACAGTCCCCCTTTCAGGGGCAAGGGAAGATTCTACTGGCACTGTCCCAAACGGATGGTCTTTCACAAAAAGAACTGGCCAATCGATTGGATATGACGGCCCAGTCCACGGCGGAGTTCGTGAATAAACTGGTCAAGAAAAACCTAGTCTCTAAGGAAAAATCTACGGTCGACCGACGTAAGACCATCATTCGCCTGACCGATCACGGTCGCCAGACGGCCAGCAAGGAATCCGCCAAAATCCCCGCCTATCTGGACGACTTGACGGATACTGAATTGGACCAGTTGATTGTAATTTTAACCAAGATCAACAACAGCCTGTACGATGAGATCCACACGGAGAATCCGAACTGGTTTGAGAATTTCCAGCGGTCGGTGTCGGACCATTTGCGAGACTGGTTCCTGTAAGGTCTACAGCAGTTCGGTTATTTTAGTTTTAAACACCAAATGACATTTAATCCCCAAGGCCGGTCCTTGAACCAGCCTTGGGGATTTGAGTCCCTATAAGGAGTGGATTTTTCATGCGGCCCTTTGCATTACCTAACGAAACACAACATTTTACCGGGACCATTTCCCACTACGGCAAGACCCCCAGTGGTCAGTTGGCCACCGCCATTGCCAACGTCGAGGACGGGTCGGGGCGTCGCATTACCGATCATGTTTGGCTCCAACACTTTGTTCATCCACGAAAAGGCGGTCAAGAGGAAAAATTCGGCAAAATTGTATCATTCACGGCTAAGCCCATTCTCTACACCCGCCACGGCACGCAGACTCAGGATTACGGTCTCGATCAGATTGGCCGCGTCTTCCGGGCGCTTCCCGTTCCAGACACGTTAAGCCCTAAGTTCCGTAAACGTCTACGTAAGCATCGAAACCGGTACTTTGCCGGCGTCATTCACGATCATCAACTACAATTCATCGGCCAAGACGGAACGGGGCGAATCAGCAAAACGACGGAAAATACCCGTTTCTTCGCAACCATTAGCGAACTCATCAAGCTGACCACGCCCTATCTGGATGACCAAACACCGGTCATTTTTAAAGTGATTGTGTATCAGGATATTTTGTTTATGGGGATTTCGCGGGGGTAGGCGTAGGTGAACAATCTATTATCCTGCCGAGTAATGACTAGAAAAATCATTTCTGGTCCAAAATCTTTGTCGTCAAAAAAAGCTACTAACCTCAAAACTTGAAGTGAACCCCTCGAATTGGAGTAAATCCAACTCGAGGGGTTTTACTATGTTTTCAGCTAAAATAAAACAACAAGTCTTAACTAAATATCTTCAAGGAAAATCGCCACAAAAATTAATGCAAGAGTATGGGATCAAAGGCTCCGCGACCATTTATCAATGGTTAGCCAATTTTAAATTGTTTGGTATTCCGGGCTTGGAGAACCATTCAGAGAAGACTTTTTACGACTATTCCTTTAAAATTAAAGTCATCAAATGGCGACAGACTCATCATGCCTCATATCCAGCTACAGCAAGCCACTTCCGCCTAAAGAACCCAGTTACAATATGGGATTGGGAGCGAAAGCTGATTGAGGGACGTTTGAAGCCATTCAAAGGACGGTCTTTAAAAGTGACAGGCAAATCAAAGGATTCTAAAACACTCAAACAACTTCAAGAAGAGAATGAAATTTTACGCATTCGGGTAGCCTACTTGGAAAAACTCGAAGCCTTAGCACAGAAAAAATCTCAAACCAAGAAAAAGCCCAGCTAATCACTGAGCTAAGGTGTAAATTCAACGTCAAATTAGTTGTGGTATTGAAAGCGGCCAAGATGTCGAGCAGTAGCTATCATGATGCTTGTCATCGTAAGTATCAAAACACCTCTTCAACGTTAGTTGAAGAGGTCAAAAAGATTCGACAAAACAATCCAGACTATGGTTATCGCACTGTAACCTTAGCACTTAGGAATAAAGGCATACTGGTCAATCATAAGGCGGTTTTGAGAATCATGCGCGAAAATAATTTATTGTGCACTGCCTTTAAACGGCAAACAAAGAAGTACAACTCGTATAAAGGTACTGTCGGTAAAATCGCTAGAAACCGTCTAAATCGCAACTTTAAGACCAATCGCCCTTTTCAAAAAATCGTGACTGATGTCACCGAAGTGCGTTGGGGTCATCAGACCGTCAATGAACGTGCATACTTCACTGCCTACATTGATCTTTATAACGGAGAAATTCTTGAGTGGGCAATTAGTCAGCATCCAACAGTTAAATTCGTCACTGATCCCTTAGAACGCCTTACAGTAAGAAGACCCAAAGTGCCTTATCGAATGACTATTCACTCGGATCAAGGATTCCAGTACCAGAACTGTCGATATATCAATATTCTCAAAGAAGCTCGAGTCTTTCAAAGCATGAGCCGCAAGGCCACATGCCTTGATAACGCCGTAGCAGAGAGTATTTTCCACATTCTTAAGGTAGAGACTGTTCATAATCACAGTTATAGCAGTTATCAAGAGCTTGCGGCAGCAATAACCGAATACGTAGATTATTACAATTACCACCGGATAAAAACAAAATTGGCCGGCATGTCCCCGGTAAAATACCGGGAACATGCCAGCCAATTAGTAGCTTAGAAATTCACTCCAATTTATGGGGTTCACTTCAACTAATTGAGATTAGCGGCTTTTTAAACTTAATTATTCGCCAGCGAACACGGCGTTATAAGCCAGTAGCATATTTAAATCATTGAAGGCATACGACTCACTACCTGCATAGTTTGACCCGTACAAGGCATTGCTTTCATCAGTCGGCGTCATCGACTCCAGTACCGTAATCGCTTGATCGTACAGTGTTGTGTCACCGACGGCCGCAGCAATTTGTGCAACGTAACCATAGGTAGACGCCGCCGTGGACTCATCAACTGGACTACCATCCAACTTGTAATTGTTATAGATTGTCTTATCGGCCGTATGGGCTTTGAGCCAATTCAACGAAGTTTGCGGTAACTCGCCAACTTTGGCTAAATTCAACATCGTCAGTAAGCCATCGGTAATGTTGACCTGACTATCCTTGTCATCGCCATCATCACCAACCTGATAGCTCCCCGTGCTATAGTCATAATAGGTATCGAACAGCGGTAATTTATCACTGATATAACCATCCTTAATCAGCTGAAGTTGTTGGTTGTAGGCCGTATTTCCGGCGCTTCCCAACCCTTTCTCATAAATAGCCTTTAACGTGGATAAGTCCAAGTAGTCCAAACGAATCCGCTTTTCTTGGCCCCCTGACTTGCTATAACTATCAATCATTTGGTAGTAAGCATTCAGGTCGTGTTTCGTGAAGCCATCAATCAATTTATTAATCCACAGCGTTCGGTCGTTGTCAGGATGTTTAGCATTCATGACCAACAGGGCCTGAATAATCCGCAAGTCATCGATCGAGGCATTGCTTGTGGCTGACGAATCATGATCGGCCCCCGTAACACGCCAGTTAAAGGTTTGGGTATCGGCATCGTAGAAGCGCTTAACCGTGGCGTTAAAGCTAGCGTTGAAGTTGGTCTCGTCACCTGATTCAGCCAAAGCCAGCAACCACAAACCATTGGTCTCCGAGAGTTCCTCATAGGCATTGTTGCCGGCCCCCTGCGCCGCTTGATAACTAGAATAGAGCACGCCAGAACTATCCGCCAACTTATTTCCGATAAAGTTGGTCATGTTGGTCTGTAGCTTGGTCCGCACGGCCTCTTCCTCAACCGGTAACGCTGTTGCAGCAATGGTTGGGGCCATCTGACTTAGCGTGGTAGCGGTAATTTGACTGACATCACTAGCCTGACTCGTTGTAGACGGATCGTCGGCCGGCGCGCTGGCTAAGGTGTAGGTAATATTGCCGGTATATTTACCGGTATGAGCAGTTTCAGGAATATCTGTTTTCAAATTCCCCTTAGTTGGATCACTACTATCCCCGACAACCGTGGTGTCATCGCTAGACGTCGGCTGATAATCATAAATGTTCTGCGCCGTGCCGGTTAATAACACACTGTGCTGACCGGTATCGTAATACAACGGCAACGCATATCCAGCCGAGGAGGTCAGGCCATCCGTTTGAGCGGTCAACTGGTAAGAATCCCCAGCCGCATTCATCGAATGAACGGCCAAGCTAAAGGCTTGGGCGGTGCTGACCATCCCCGATCCGACTGTGTGTTTACCAAAATAAATGTTGTCACTATTGGTCTCGATTTCATAGGATTTTGGCAGGGACAGGGTCACCGGGATGGCGATCGTTGCTAAATAATTCATGTCATTGTCAGAACTAGAATTAAACACCGCTTGTTTCCCAGCTTGGTCAACTACATTAACACTAAGCGTTCCATTCGTTACTGTTGTATTCGTCGTATCAATCGTCAACAACGGATGGGCCGAATCGCTCTTATTCAGCGTAACGCCGGTCTCACCACTGGGCATACTGTAACCAAGATACTGATAACCAGTTTGTCCCTGTTCACCGCCATAATACTTGCTTAAGTCTAGCGTCATGGTTTTACCATCACTTGATGTTTGCCAATCCGGATGGTCAATCGACCAAGTCTGGTAGCCACCATTAGCATTGGGAAGCGCACTTCCACTGGTAATATGATTCACACCATACGATAGCGTGGTTAGCTGCGTATCCTTCGTCAGATCCGGCAGGGCGCCAGTCAGCTGATTACTCTGTACATCTAACCAGTTCAAATTCGTTGCCTCACTAAGCGTACCTGGCAGAGCACCACTCAACTGATTATTATTGGCTTCAAAGTGGGTCAACTTAGAGGTAAACCAAGCAGACGGTAGACCCCCGTCAAAACCGTCTTGATCGAGATAAACCTCAGTCAAGTTGGATAACTGGGAGATCTTGTCCAGATTTCCTTCTAACTGATTAGAGCTAAGCGCCAAAATGGATAAATTCGCTAACTTAGCCCAATCAGTCGGAATTTTTCCAATCAATAGATTTGACGTTAATTGGAGTTGGGTTAACTTAGGCCAATTCGTCACTGGAAACTGACTCAGCTCCCCTGTAAGCGAATTGTTGGAAAGATCCAGAACAGATAATGCGGGATCATCCGCATAAACACTAGTCGCCGGGTCAGTTAGGCCATCATCCTGAGCAATAATACTCGTTAGACTGGTCTCACCAGCTGACCGATTTAATCCCCAACCCTCTAAAGAAATTGTCCCATTGGTGGCAGCATCCCCCAGCTTTGAATGATCAATTTCAACTTTTTCTAAACTAGTCAATTTAGACAGTACTTGACTATTCGTGGTCTTCCCTACACCACCATCACCGTACAAGTTACTATTCGTAATCTTGAGACTATCCAAATTGCTGGCAAATTGCATCCCAGTTAAATTACTAACACCCGTTAAATTATCTGCGTCTTTTAGCTTAGCCAGATTGGCCTTCGTCAAACTGCCGAGGCCTTCCGCGTCTAAATCGGCTTGAATCTCACTCCGCAAGCTAGCGTCCGGCATCCAGGCTGTTACAGACTCCGCCAACGTTAGCGTCAAATCAACAATTTTACCCCCCGCAGAAATCGTGATATCTGACTTTAAATTTCCGTTACGCAACTTTTCAAGACCACTGTTGGTCAATGTGAAATTAATTTTATTCTCCGCGAGATCTGGCGAAAACGTAATATCATCGGCGGTCAAATCTCCAGACTTAATGGTTAAATCAGCACTAGTCGCGTCGCCAAAGCCAAACGTTGCGGTATTAATGGTTCCCGTAGAACTCGTTTGATCGTCTATTTGAACAGTTTGCGATGTATCGGCTGGCACCGCTGACATAGGAATAACGGCATCCAATGTATTACCTTCATCGTAAAACTCCGCTGTTTCTTCACCATCAGTCACACTATCTTTTATGGCAAAACTTGGAATCTTAATCTCATGGCCACCGCAAACATTGAGGTCAACGACAAACCGACGATTGGCCAAATCAAGCGTCACACCACTAGGTAAGGTGGGGTAACTCGTCACATTACCATACGTATAATTTCCATCCGTGGTCATAATCCCCTTGTACCAATTCGACAGCGGAATATACGCTTTCATTGAAGACAAGTCGCTATCATAAGTCATATTAACGCCTGGTTTTAACGTCGTAATCTGAATACCCGAAGTTTTATCGGCCGGTTCAGGATTATTAGCGTGATTGATTATCCCCATGTTGCCACCATTTACTAGCGTATACGGAACTGTTGCGGGCAATTTAGCTAGGCCCTTCAGATCAGCATCTGCAGAAGTGGCATCTATAGATCCCAAATCACTATATTGATTGACGTTATCAAAAATTGACCAGTCCCCCGGTGACTTTTTAATAGTTGACCCACTAAAATTAACTTGCGCTAACCCAGTCGCATTCTGTAATCCCGTCAAATCAGTGATCCCGTCAACGTGCGTCGTGCTACCAGCCCCGGTATTGAGATACCTAATATCTGCCAACATCGCTGGTTCCACCTCTGATAGGGTCAGATTACTTCTGGAGCCAGTATTAATTGAACAGCCAGAATCTTTCAGAGCTGCCAATACAACTTGCTGTAACGTCTTATCCGGCATCCAATCATCAATCGACTCAGCCGCTGTCACGCTGGACGTGTCGCTCTGACTAGTGGCCGCCTCAGCCACGGCGCTTCCCGACTGTAAAAATAACGCCAACGAGAGAATCAGGACCAGTAGGCCATCGACGAGCCGAATCATTGTTGATTTATTTGACACAAGGCATCCCTCGCTCCCCAAGAATCTCCAGCGAACCTACTTATTACCCAGATGTTTTCTGAGCCACTTGACCAGTTCGTAGAGCAAAACCAACACGGCTAACCCGGTGATGATGTACATTAAGTAATCTTTCCAAGTCTTCCGTGGGCCAAAGTTGGCCGCATGCTTCTTAACGTTATTCGCCTGAGCATTCGTGACGGTGAACGACCGGTGAATATTCCAAGAGTAACCACCCTTAGCCGTCAAAGTCCCAGCTAACGTGTAATGACCCGCTGCTAGCTGCTTATTTTTCAAATCCAGATTGAGCTTAAATCGACTCTGCGGTGCAAAGGTCATCTGGTCTTTGGTAAAGTGCATGATCTTCTTTTGCTGGGCATCGTACAGGTTCAGCTGTAGCTTTCCCTTGGCCACCAGACCAGGCGTCTGATTGGCCATCCCCAAGGTCACCGTGGGCCGCGCTTGGGCAAGTTGGTAGCCCGCCCGATAAATCTTCACTTGTGGCGCCGACTGATTAGCTTCCAGGGCGTTGTAGAATTCCAAGCCAATGACGTATTGTACCTTGGCCACAACCCCAGTGGCCTTCTTCGAGCCGGTGCGTTTACCCGCATTATGCTCGGCAATCGTAAAGCCCCCCAACATCAGGCCCTTGAACGGCTTAGCCGGTGCAGTAAATTTATATGGCACCTTAACCGTATGCTTCCCCAGTACCTTGACCGAACGCGTCCGCGCTGGCGCAATTAACTGACTAATCTGAGCAGGTAACTTAGCGTTGGTGTTATTGATGCCGTAATCCAAGATACCATTGGCATTCGTCGACGCGATCCGTGGCGTAATGTCAAAGGTGTTGGTTTTACTGGAATTGTTGGTGACTTTTAAAATGAGCGTCCGTTTTTGAGCCGGCTTCACCTTAAATTGAAAGTAGTCGGCTTGCTTCGCGTTGTCCGCCGGCAATTCTGGTGCGACTGTAAAGCTAGCGGTTGCCTGACTACCAGCAGCCCGTACCGTTGCGGGGCTTTCCCAGCCAATACCGACTAACAAAGTCAGCAGGGCCAACGCTAGGGAGCTAAACCAATTCTTCTGCAGTTTCATGAACTATTTCTCTCCTCCATAGATGTAGGAACAAACTTAAAACACACTTCTCCAGTCGAATGACTAAGGAAGTGTGTTTTAGATCAATTTACGCGGTCATCAGCCATTATTTTTTTCAATGCGTGTGTGGTAAAACGCTTTAATCGCCAGCGCCACCAAAATTAACAGGCCCAAGACCACGGCAAACCCAATGGTCGCCTCGCCAGTCTGGGGTAACCGGCCTACGGACCATGCCGCGGCAGGTCGATTGGGTTGCGTCCGCACCAGCTTGGTTGTACGAACCGTCCGCGTCTTTGACGCTGCCTGATCCGCTC contains:
- a CDS encoding DUF916 and DUF3324 domain-containing protein; amino-acid sequence: MKLQKNWFSSLALALLTLLVGIGWESPATVRAAGSQATASFTVAPELPADNAKQADYFQFKVKPAQKRTLILKVTNNSSKTNTFDITPRIASTNANGILDYGINNTNAKLPAQISQLIAPARTRSVKVLGKHTVKVPYKFTAPAKPFKGLMLGGFTIAEHNAGKRTGSKKATGVVAKVQYVIGLEFYNALEANQSAPQVKIYRAGYQLAQARPTVTLGMANQTPGLVAKGKLQLNLYDAQQKKIMHFTKDQMTFAPQSRFKLNLDLKNKQLAAGHYTLAGTLTAKGGYSWNIHRSFTVTNAQANNVKKHAANFGPRKTWKDYLMYIITGLAVLVLLYELVKWLRKHLGNK
- a CDS encoding MarR family transcriptional regulator; this translates as MPNLSKKRNAAGKLIEYGMVQHMADDLAHRRHANKGDQQSPFQGQGKILLALSQTDGLSQKELANRLDMTAQSTAEFVNKLVKKNLVSKEKSTVDRRKTIIRLTDHGRQTASKESAKIPAYLDDLTDTELDQLIVILTKINNSLYDEIHTENPNWFENFQRSVSDHLRDWFL
- a CDS encoding ABC transporter permease, producing MDVQTHSGNLIMNTATMAYRNLLKTVHNPDRFMDVIIQPVLFMVMFGYLFGGAIAGGVHAYLPTIVPGILAQAMLSAASGSGSQIREDLDSGVFDRFKSLPMAHIAPLAGQLFADSLRLVIAAITSLTTGYLMGWRPAAGLGWVIVSALLAIFTGWALSWVFALLGLLAKSVTAVQSFSLMAMLVLAFVSNAFVPLKSLTTPLRVLADLNPVTYVITAIRQILATGGWTPEALVVLAAGAGIVVVFAPLAVWAYDRN
- a CDS encoding LPXTG cell wall anchor domain-containing protein, whose translation is MSVQKSASVTIVKQSNSQSLPQIPNQALLVSGNKVPRSPAFNSVSTGSPASDRRATVVPTRADQAASKTRTVRTTKLVRTQPNRPAAAWSVGRLPQTGEATIGFAVVLGLLILVALAIKAFYHTRIEKNNG
- a CDS encoding ATP-binding cassette domain-containing protein; the encoded protein is MTKVNAIEVRHLTKRFGNNTAVDDVSFDVKRGEVFGLLGPNGAGKTTTLRMITTLLKPDAGQVKIFSHDTAKEGRLARSMFGLTGQYASVDEDISARENLMIFSRLNGLSRAAAKTRTAELLKEFSLEHSADKALKNFSGGMRRRLDLAVSLITRPALIFLDEPTTGLDPRTRTQMWETIRRLVKQGSTIVLTTQYLDEADELADRLAVIDHGKLVRIGTPNELKDQVGGTILNFTVSQAAQVNRAIQLIASQVTSAVQQTGQRLSIKLKQVAQLTPILSQLAQAKITISHLTIQEPSLDDVFMNLTVGQN
- a CDS encoding IS3 family transposase, coding for MSNQEKAQLITELRCKFNVKLVVVLKAAKMSSSSYHDACHRKYQNTSSTLVEEVKKIRQNNPDYGYRTVTLALRNKGILVNHKAVLRIMRENNLLCTAFKRQTKKYNSYKGTVGKIARNRLNRNFKTNRPFQKIVTDVTEVRWGHQTVNERAYFTAYIDLYNGEILEWAISQHPTVKFVTDPLERLTVRRPKVPYRMTIHSDQGFQYQNCRYINILKEARVFQSMSRKATCLDNAVAESIFHILKVETVHNHSYSSYQELAAAITEYVDYYNYHRIKTKLAGMSPVKYREHASQLVA
- a CDS encoding helix-turn-helix domain-containing protein; this translates as MFSAKIKQQVLTKYLQGKSPQKLMQEYGIKGSATIYQWLANFKLFGIPGLENHSEKTFYDYSFKIKVIKWRQTHHASYPATASHFRLKNPVTIWDWERKLIEGRLKPFKGRSLKVTGKSKDSKTLKQLQEENEILRIRVAYLEKLEALAQKKSQTKKKPS